A single Plasmodium knowlesi strain H genome assembly, chromosome: 13 DNA region contains:
- a CDS encoding ATP synthase-associated protein, putative: protein MNKKCEEIKLNYYTCLNSSKRDPGRCRDVEAELRECSKTTGESYCIDEINNLMDCSRNPDPTACAKEFFLFRECNRPDGPHMLIQDGKYVIAKEHLDKYNVSSATIAPVDAPERINSNTAAFLEKMKETLHLKNFKEKFVAYKW, encoded by the exons atgaacaaaaaatgtgaagagatAAAATTGAACTACTACACATGCTTGAATAGCAGCAAGAGGGATCCCGGCAGGTGCAGGGACGTGGAAGCCGAGCTCAGGGAATGCTCAAAAAC GACAGGGGAGTCCTACTGTATAGACGAGATTAACAACCTTATGGATTGCTCCAG GAACCCTGACCCCACAGCTTGCGcgaaggagtttttccttttccgcgAGTGCAACCGACCGGATGGACCACACATGCTGATACAG GACGGAAAATACGTAATTGCGAAGGAACACCTGGACAAGTACAACGTTAGCAGCGCAACCATAGCGCCAGTGGACGCCCCAGAAAGGATCAACTCCAACACAGCGGCATttctggaaaaaatgaaagaaactttacacttaaaaaattttaaggaaaaatttgtTGCATACAAGTGGTGA
- a CDS encoding DNA replication licensing factor MCM2, putative, giving the protein MEDKEKKLEEDLESNKYDIDEEDLLDDEGRLNEEERQAELEGESLFEEDEGFIFGVDDEKKEMQKLRNLGLDNDEYDDDFIDDELDYEDNLKARRAAERHIQMQRKQEGKYEKNKFWKTLEDQLEGDDEEEDIFDKVAEKVAKRRENMHLSAEETDIPDLSNLESAKICLSVNPKDVIFDERYQQAADTCFRYFLHKFSLKDSMGINLDQSIQSEGNEEEGMNNSHQYYIDKIEKMILNDKHTLIVSAKHLIQFHCENLVQWIEFKPEQILEVLHECLMVEAYRISPKLYKGRLCKVVLKDWPYSTQLRNLRCTELNTLIKVTGVCIKRGYVLPKLRVMYLKCNSCDTTLSEVPIYFADGKKPVLPRRCPHCQSATFSVDRIKTAYTDFQKITLQESPSSVPAGRAPRQREVIVTGDLVDKVKPGEEVEVLGIYKTKYDIGLNIKYGFPILQTEIEANNIERKEDIQLSELTEDDIKDILKLSKDPNIRERIITSIAPAIWGHKDIKTSIAYALFGGVQKGGDKSNAKSSDNSNFGIQNKDILNNFKGGHTIRGDINVLLLGDPGLGKSQVLQYVHKTNLRTVYTTGKGASAVGLTAGVRKDYTTNEWTLEGGALVLADEGICIIDEFDKMTDKDRVSIHEAMEQQSISISKAGIVTTLRARCAVIAAANPIYGRYDPTLTFKENVDLSDPILSRFDLITVLRDIPNVDEDFYLAEYVVTNHQLSHPKLENTQNYQKRIENLKNVIVSSSAYEPIPQDLLQKYIIYARTNCKPSLSDVPYAEISAKLSNFYSRVRQKASASGGYPLTLRHIESIIRIAEANAKMRLSQQIVSKDVDYAIATLLESYVSCQRFAVAKQLSKEFARYRALFRGGHEVLCELVRRTIQQTIQRENLKNASAKAFRNDAESGTENETEILNPNNVFLPLQIFMKTAMQNKFSEYQIVNWMKSKVFNEHYAVIKRDGVEGIISKKFKL; this is encoded by the exons ATGGAG gacaaggagaaaaaattggaggAAGACTTAGAGTCGAACAAGTACGACATTGACGAGGAAGACCTGTTGGACGATGAAGGTAGATTAAACGAGGAAGAGAGACAAGCGGAGTTGGAAGGAGAGAGTCTGTTTGAAGAGGATGAAGGGTTCATATTTGGCGTAGATgacgaaaagaaggaaatgcaaAAACTCCGAAATTTGGGGTTAGACAATGACGAGTATGATGATGATTTTATCGATGACGAATTGGACTATGAAGACAACTTGAAAGCGAGAAGAGCAGCAGAAAGGCACATACAAATGCAAAGGAagcaggaaggaaaatatgaaaagaataaattttgGAAGACACTAGAAGATCAGCTAGAAGgagatgatgaggaggaagacatcTTTGACAAAGTTGCagaaaaagttgcaaaaaggagagaaaatatGCATCTCTCAGCAGAGGAGACAGATATTCCTGATTTGTCAAATTTGGAAAGTGCCAAAATATGTCTCTCTGTAAATCCAAAGGATGTTATATTTGATGAAAGATATCAGCAAGCAGCAGATACATGTTTCCGCTACTTTCTGCATAAGTTCTCTTTAAAAGATTCCATGGGCATAAATTTGGACCAATCTATCCAGTcagaaggaaatgaagaagaaggtatGAACAACTCCCATCAGTATTATATTgacaaaatagaaaaaatgattttaaatgataagcACACTCTGATCGTATCAGCGAAGCATCTGATTCAATTCCATTGTGAAAATTTAGTACAGTGGATAGAATTTAAGCCAGAACAAATACTGGAAGTACTACATGAATGCCTCATGGTGGAGGCTTATAGAATTTCTCCAAAGCTGTACAAAGGAAGATTGTGTAAAGTCGTTCTGAAAGACTGGCCATATTCTACTCAGTTGAGAAATTTAAGGTGCACTGAGTTGAACACATTAATTAAAGTCACAGGGGTATGTATAAAGAGGGGTTACGTATTACCCAAACTGAGAGTCATGTACCTGAAGTGTAATTCTTGTGATACTACCTTATCAGAAGTGCCCATTTATTTTGCTGATGGGAAGAAACCAGTACTTCCTAGACGGTGCCCACACTGCCAGTCGGCCACTTTCTCAGTGGACAGAATAAAAACGGCTTATACAGATTTTCAGAAAATTACGCTGCAAGAATCACCCAGTTCTGTTCCAGCCGGTAGGGCACCCAGACAGAGGGAAGTCATAGTCACAGGGGATTTAGTAGATAAAGTAAAACCAGGAGAAGAAGTAGAAGTGCTAGGAATATACAAAACCAAGTACGACATAGGACTGAACATAAAGTACGGATTCCCGATTTTGCAAACAGAAATTGAAGCAAATAATATAGAGAGAAAAGAGGATATTCAACTGAGCGAATTAACAGAAGATGATATTAAGGATATTTTGAAATTGTCCAAAGATCCAAACATAAGGGAAAGAATCATCACGTCAATAGCACCAGCTATTTGGGGACACAAAGATATCAAAACGTCCATTGCCTATGCATTATTTGGAGGAGttcaaaaggggggagataAAAGTAATGCAAAAAGTAGTGACAATAGCAACTTTGGAATTcaaaataaagatattctaaACAATTTCAAAGGGGGGCATACCATCAGAGGAGATATCAATGTGCTCCTTTTAGGAGACCCAGGGTTAGGGAAGTCACAAGTTTTGCAATATGTTCATAAGACTAATCTAAGAACTGTTTACACGACTGGTAAGGGAGCTTCCGCTGTTGGTTTAACTGCCGGAGTGAGAAAGGACTACACAACTAACGAGTGGACATTAGAAGGAGGAGCATTAGTACTTGCGGATGAAGGAATCTGCATCATTGATGAATTTGACAAAATGACAGATAAGGATAGGGTCAGTATTCATGAAGCCATGGAACAACAATCCATCTCCATTTCCAAAGCTGGTATTGTGACTACCTTAAGAGCGAGATGCGCTGTCATAGCTGCTGCAAATCCGATATATGGTAGATACGACCCGACATTGacatttaaagaaaatgttgaTCTTTCAGACCCCATTTTAAGTAGATTTGACTTGATTACCGTTTTGAGAGATATTCCAAATGTGGACGAGGATTTTTACCTAGCCGAGTATGTCGTCACGAACCATCAGTTGAGTCATCCGAAATTGGAGAACAcacaaaattatcaaaaacgaattgaaaatttaaaaaatgtgattgTTTCATCTTCTGCGTATGAACCAATTCCACAGGACCTACTTCAGAAATATATCATTTATGCCAGGACCAACTGTAAACCGAGCTTGTCAGATGTGCCCTATGCAGAAATTAGTGCAAAgctttccaatttttataGCCGAGTTAGACAAAAGGCTAGCGCATCCGGAGGGTATCCATTAACCTTAAGACATATCGAAAGTATTATTCGTATTGCTGAGgcaaatgcaaaaatgagaTTGTCTCAACAAATTGTCTCCAAAGATGTAGATTACGCAATTGCAACTTTGCTTGAATCTTATGTGTCCTGTCAAAGGTTCGCTGTCGCGAAACAGTTAAGTAAGGAATTCGCTAGGTACCGAGCTCTCTTCAGAGGTGGCCATGAAGTCCTTTGCGAATTGGTTAGAAGAACCATACAGCAGACCATCCAACGAGAAAACCTAAAGAATGCATCTGCCAAGGCCTTCCGAAATGATGCCGAGTCGGGAACAGAAAATGAAACGGAAATTTTGAACCCGAACAATGTTTTCCTGCCTCTacaaatttttatgaaaacaGCTATGCAGAATAAATTCTCCGAATACCAAATTGTCAACTGGATGAAGTCCAAAGTTTTCAACGAGCATTACGCGGTTATAAAGCGGGACGGCGTCGAGGGCATCATCAGCAAGAAGTTTAAGCTGTAA